The following proteins are encoded in a genomic region of Debaryomyces hansenii CBS767 chromosome G complete sequence:
- a CDS encoding DEHA2G18414p (similar to uniprot|P20049 Saccharomyces cerevisiae YBR166C TYR1 Step of tyrosine biosynthesis pathway): MVEVSDAEVSKLQKTKTIGIIGLGDMGYLYARRFSEAGWKVVGCDREDLFEETKAKFANENFEILLNGHYVSRISDYIIYSVEAENINKIVSLYGQSTKFGATVGGQTSCKQPEIEAFEKNLPPDTEIVSLHSLHGPNVNTTGQPLVLIRHRASDESFRLVECLVSCLRSKVVYLSAEKHDKITADTQAVTHAAFLSMGVAWKSINQYPWETPRWVGGMENAKMNISLRIFSNKWHVYAGLAITNPSAHEQIVQYSRSVTELYTLMIQGKKDELKARVFKAKESVFRHISDHNLLLDDDILQNFSLSKVPPGGKQANSHLSLLSIVDSWFKLDIVPYDHIICSTPLFRIFLGVTEYLFCTPGLLDECIQDAVDDVTFRQDDLEFTIAARTWASIISFENFKLYKKEFEETQAFFQPMLQEANAVGNEMIKTILQRVQERDA; the protein is encoded by the coding sequence ATGGTTGAAGTAAGTGATGCAGAAGTTAGTAAACTTCAAAAAACCAAAACAATTGGTATTATTGGTTTAGGAGATATGGGATACTTGTATGCTAGAAGATTTAGTGAAGCAGGATGGAAAGTAGTTGGTTGTGATAGAGAAGATCTATTTGAAGAAACCAAAGCCAAATTTGCCAACGAGAACTTCGAGATATTGTTGAATGGGCATTATGTTTCTCGTATTTCAGATTATATTATCTATAGTGTCGAAGctgaaaatattaacaaaATTGTTTCGCTTTATGGACAGTCTACTAAGTTTGGTGCTACAGTTGGTGGTCAAACATCCTGTAAACAACCAGAGATCGAGGCGTTCGAGAAAAACTTACCTCCAGATACAGAAATAGTATCATTGCATTCGTTACATGGGCCAAATGTTAATACCACGGGTCAGCCCTTGGTGTTGATAAGGCATAGGGCCTCGGACGAAAGTTTCAGACTTGTAGAATGCTTGGTGTCTTGTTTGAGATCAAAAGTGGTTTATTTATCAGCAGAAAAACATGATAAGATTACTGCTGATACCCAGGCTGTGACACATGCAGCGTTCTTATCGATGGGTGTAGCATGGAAGTCAATTAATCAATACCCTTGGGAGACCCCAAGATGGGTAGGAGGAATGGAGAATGCAAAGATGAACATATCTTTAAgaatattttccaataaatGGCACGTATACGCGGGGTTGGCTATAACTAATCCGTCTGCTCATGAACAGATTGTTCAGTACTCACGTTCAGTGACCGAATTATACACATTAATGATCCAAGGCaaaaaagatgaattaaaagCAAGAGTATTCAAAGCCAAAGAGAGCGTCTTTAGACATATATCTGATCACAACTTATTGTTGGACGATGATATTTTACAAAACTTCTCATTGAGCAAAGTACCACCAGGAGGAAAACAAGCAAACTCGCATCTATCTTTGTTGTCAATTGTGGACAGTTGGTTCAAATTAGACATAGTTCCATACGATCATATTATTTGTTCTACTCCATTGttcagaatatttttaGGGGTCACCGAATACTTATTTTGCACTCCAGGTTTATTAGACGAATGCATACAAGATGCAGTAGATGATGTAACTTTTAGACAAGATGACTTGGAATTCACAATCGCTGCTAGAACATGGGCCAGTATCATATcctttgaaaattttaagCTTTATAAGAAAGAGTTCGAAGAAACGCAAGCATTCTTTCAGCCAATGCTCCAAGAAGCTAATGCGGTAGGAAATGAAATGATTAAAACTATATTGCAAAGAGTACAAGAAAGAGACGcctga
- a CDS encoding DEHA2G18436p (highly similar to uniprot|P38116 Saccharomyces cerevisiae YBR164C ARL1 Soluble GTPase with a role in regulation of membrane traffic): MGQVFSFTNIFGKLWGINKEIRILILGLDGAGKTTILYRLQMGEVVTTKPTIGFNVETLKYKNLTLNIWDLGGQTSIRPYWRCYYSNTAAVIFVVDSTDKERIDIACKELHTMLKEEELLDSALLVFANKQDQPGAMTAAEVSQALNLTDLKDRSWSIVASSAIKGEGLTEGLDWLMDVIKDEQL; this comes from the coding sequence ATGGGACAAGTTTTCAGTTTCACCAatatatttggtaaatTATGGGGAATAAATAAGGAAATCCGAATTTTGATCCTAGGCTTGGATGGTGCCGGAAAAACGACGATTTTGTATCGTTTACAGATGGGGGAAGTAGTTACGACTAAGCCTACAATCGGATTCAACGTAGaaacattgaaatataaGAATTTAACATTGAACATATGGGACTTGGGTGGCCAGACATCCATAAGACCTTATTGGAGATGCTACTATAGTAATACGGCAGCGGTGATATTCGTGGTTGATTCAACCGATAAGGAGCGTATTGATATTGCATGCAAGGAGTTACATACGATGttgaaggaagaagaattactCGATAGTGCATTATTGGTCTTTGCTAACAAGCAGGATCAACCGGGGGCCATGACGGCGGCAGAGGTGTCCCAGGCGCTCAATTTGACCGATTTGAAGGATAGAAGTTGGAGTATTGTCGCTTCTAGTGCTATTAAGGGCGAGGGTTTAACTGAAGGGTTAGACTGGTTGATGGACGTTATTAAGGATGAgcaattataa
- a CDS encoding DEHA2G18458p (similar to ca|CA1290|IPF16212 Candida albicans IPF16212 unknown function and weakly similar to uniprot|P41818 Saccharomyces cerevisiae YMR311C GLC8 Regulatory subunit of protein phosphatase 1 (Glc7p) involved in glycogen metabolism and chromosome segregation) — MSEDKPRGILRNKSVSESAESNADRLDRQEVIKNTRLNAQLASESSKGDKIRAKIAEAKSHQRDDDGNESHGEKPSDHLQWDEVNLYKTEQEKCATMKIDEPKTPYEGGFNPEGEYYKDDEDEIPDFELGSGEYDHIEDKGSSLNGGEVIKDPRYEEEESKENEEPAETTEEKHKRFEEMRKEHYHLKGNALKQKIEISDEDDE; from the coding sequence ATGTCAGAAGATAAACCAAGAGGTATTTTAAGAAATAAATCAGTGAGTGAAAGCGCCGAATCAAATGCGGATAGATTAGACCGTCAGGaagttattaaaaatacTAGGCTAAATGCCCAATTGGCATCAGAATCGTCAAAAGGAGACAAAATAAGAGCCAAGATCGCAGAGGCTAAATCACATCAAAGAGACGACGACGGGAATGAATCACATGGAGAAAAGCCGTCAGATCACTTACAATGGGATGAGGTGAACTTGTATAAGACGGAGCAAGAGAAATGTGCAACGATGAAAATTGATGAGCCAAAGACGCCGTATGAAGGGGGATTCAATCCGGAGGGAGAATACTACAAGGATGATGAGGACGAGATTCCAGACTTTGAATTGGGAAGTGGAGAATACGATCATATTGAGGACAAGGGGTCGTCGCTCAATGGTGGTGAGGTGATTAAGGACCCTCGATACGAAGAAGAGGAGTCAAAGGAGAATGAAGAACCGGCCGAGACGACGGAAGAGAAACATAAGAGGTTTGAGGAAATGAGAAAAGAGCATTACCACTTGAAGGGAAATGCGTTGAAGCAGAAGATTGAGATTTCTGATGAAGACGACGAATAA
- a CDS encoding DEHA2G18480p (highly similar to ca|CA1289|CaZUO1 Candida albicans CaZUO1 Zuotin a putative Z-DNA binding and similar to uniprot|P32527 Saccharomyces cerevisiae YGR285C ZUO1 Cytosolic ribosome-associated chaperone contains a DnaJ domain), whose product MAVTLPSLPAGNTEAFKPVAKYSPATRRPIEPVGRYFLAHATRTLRGHTWSEFEKLEAERNVKQVEEDQDQDIGDEEQDAELLAIDPREWKTADLYAVLGLSKLRFRANEDQIRRAHRKQVLKHHPDKKSAAGGLEQDGFFKIIQKAFEIMLDPSKRLQYDSVDENADVKPPAPKSKYDFFEAFGPVFESEARFSKKQPVPLLGTLESTKEEVDAFYNFWGKFDSWKTFEFKDEDVPDDTANRDHKRYIERKNIATRKKFKQEDNKRVIDLVERAYSEDPRIKLFKDTAKKEKERKKWEREAGSRQAAEEAAAKKAAEEEAAKKAAEDAAASKVSSKKAKEAAKAAKKKQKRSIRSAPKDAEYFGDAGKATDIDADVEYLIDKFDDVQLSSLTTKVTGASADTVKSAFNEVIAELVGAGKAEGAYLKYFSA is encoded by the coding sequence ATGGCTGTAACTTTACCATCATTACCAGCAGGTAATACTGAAGCATTTAAACCAGTTGCTAAATATTCTCCTGCCACACGTCGTCCAATCGAACCGGTTGGTCGTTATTTCTTAGCTCATGCTACTAGAACCTTAAGAGGCCACACTTGGTCTGAATTCGAAAAGTTGGAAGCTGAAAGAAACGTCAAGCAAGTCGAAGAAGATCAAGATCAAGACATTGGTGATGAAGAACAAGACGCAGAATTATTAGCTATCGACCCAAGAGAATGGAAGACCGCTGATTTGTATGCCGTTTTAGGTTTATCTAAATTAAGATTCCGTGCCAACGAAGATCAAATTAGAAGAGCCCACAGAAAGCAAGTCTTGAAGCATCATCCAGATAAGAAGTCTGCCGCTGGTGGTTTGGAACAAGACggattcttcaaaattattcaaaaggCTTTCGAAATTATGTTGGATCCAAGTAAGAGATTACAATATGACTCTGTTGATGAAAACGCTGATGTTAAACCACCAGCACCAAAAAGCAAATACGATTTCTTTGAGGCTTTCGGTCCAGTTTTCGAAAGTGAAGCCAGATTTTCCAAAAAGCAACCAGTTCCATTATTAGGTACTTTAGAATCTACTAAGGAAGAAGTTGATGCATTCTACAATTTCTGGGGTAAATTCGACTCGTGGAAGacatttgaatttaaagatgaagatgttCCAGATGACACTGCTAACAGAGATCACAAGCGTTATATCGAACGTAAAAACATAGCTACTAGAAAGAAGTTTAAGCAAGAAGACAATAAGAGAGTTATTGACTTAGTCGAAAGAGCATACTCAGAAGATCCAAGAATCAAGTTATTTAAGGATACTGccaagaaagaaaaggaaagaaagaaatggGAAAGAGAAGCTGGTTCCAGACAAGCTGCTGAAGAAGCTGCTGCCAAGAAGGCtgctgaagaagaagctgcTAAGAAGGCCGCTGAAGACGCTGCTGCCAGTAAAGTCAGTTCTAAGAAGGCTAAGGAAGCTGCTAAGGCTGccaagaagaagcaaaagAGATCTATCAGATCTGCTCCTAAGGATGCCGAATACTTCGGTGATGCTGGTAAGGCTACTGATATTGATGCCGATGTCGAATACTTGATTGATAAGTTCGACGATGTCCAATTATCATCCCTTACCACTAAGGTCACTGGTGCTAGTGCTGACACTGTTAAATCTGCCTTCAACGAAGTCATTGCTGAGTTAGTCGGTGCTGGTAAAGCCGAAGGAGCATACTTGAAGTACTTCTCTGCTTAG
- a CDS encoding DEHA2G18502p (similar to uniprot|Q07953 Saccharomyces cerevisiae YLR022C SDO1 Protein required for cell viability) has product MAVINQPASQIKLTNVSLVRMKKGKKRFEIACYQNKVQDWRSKVEKDLDEVLQIPSVFLNVSKGQVANNSDLLKYFGKTDSNEIILEILEKGEIQLNEKERSANLQQKNNEFLNIISTKCINPKSKKRYPPSMIQKALNEIKFHLNPNKPTKLQALEAIKLLIAEQLFPIARAQMKVKIVLENKAKKQIFEEHISPLIDKVEEENQETKFYECICIIDPVNYRTIVDLLQGENAKVKKGEGSIEVLDMAAIKEE; this is encoded by the coding sequence ATGGCCGTTATCAATCAGCCAGCGAGTCAAATCAAGCTCACGAATGTCTCCTTAGTGAGAATGAAGAAAGGCAAAAAAAGGTTTGAGATTGCATGCTATCAGAATAAAGTTCAGGACTGGAGGCTGAAGGTTGAAAAAGATCTTGATGAGGTCTTACAAATTCCGCTGGTGTTCTTGAACGTATCAAAAGGGCAAGTGGCCAATAATTCAGACTTGTTGAAGTACTTCGGTAAGACCGATAGTAATGAAATCATCTTAGAGATATTGGAAAAAGGTGAGATCCAGTTGAATGAAAAGGAAAGATCAGCCAATTTACAACAGAAGAATAATGAgtttttaaatataatatcaacCAAATGCATCAATCCCAAGTCAAAAAAGAGATACCCACCATCTATGATTCAGAAGGCCTTGAACGAAATCAAGTTCCATTTGAATCCAAATAAACCCACCAAGTTACAGGCATTAGAGGCAATTAAATTGCTAATCGCAGAACAGCTTTTCCCTATTGCAAGAGCTCAGATGAAGGTTAAGATTGTTTTAGAGAATAAAGCTAAGAAGCAGATATTTGAAGAGCATATTTCACCTCTTATTGATAAGGTCGAGGAAGAAAACCAAGAAACTAAATTTTACGAGTGCATCTGTATCATTGATCCGGTAAATTACAGAACTATTGTAGACTTGTTACAGGGGGAGAATGCCAAGGTTAAAAAGGGCGAAGGCTCTATTGAAGTATTGGATATGGCTGCTATAAAGGAGGAATAA
- a CDS encoding DEHA2G18524p (similar to uniprot|P22289 Saccharomyces cerevisiae YGR183C QCR9 7.3 kDa subunit 9 of the ubiquinol cytochrome c oxidoreductase complex) codes for MLSALFKRNSVYVATILGGAFAFQGFFDVGVNKWYENHNKGKLWKDVKGKFLEGDDDDEDDE; via the exons ATG TTGTCCGCTTTATTCAAGAGAAACTCTGTTTACGTTGCTACTATTCTTGGTGGTGCTTTTGCCTTCCAAGGTTTTTTTGACGTTGGTGTTAACAAATGGTACGAAAATCACAACAAGGGTAAATTATGGAAGGATGTTAAGGGTAAATTCCTCGAaggtgatgatgatgatgaagatgacgaatAA
- a CDS encoding DEHA2G18546p (highly similar to uniprot|P36421 Saccharomyces cerevisiae YGR185C TYS1 tyrosyl-tRNA synthetase cytoplasmic), with protein sequence MSVISDPTEQYNLITKNLQEVLNGAIIKNVLENEKRPLKIYWGTAPTGKPHCGYFVGMLKLAHFLKAGCEVKVLLADLHAFLDNMKAPLEVVNYRAKYYECVVKAILKSINVPIDKLIFVVGSSYQLTAEYTMDIFRMSNSVSQNDAKRAGADVVKQVANPLLSGLIYPLMQALDEEYLGVDAQFGGVDQRKIFVLAEENLQSIGYKKRAHLMNPMVPGLGQGGKMSASDPNSKIDILEDPKQVRKKVNSAYCAPGEIENNGLIAFIEYVIQPIQELKAEKDGVFKLDIDRPEKYGGPISYDSIDEIKADFASEKLSPVDLKSGVAEKIIELLAPIRESFEASEEFKEAQAKGYPVEQPKSEKKVKKQKNKGTRYPGAGNTKEGDNVSKVSEQLESTNIE encoded by the coding sequence ATGTCGGTTATTAGTGACCCTACTGAGCAGTACAACTTGATTACCAAGAACTTGCAAGAAGTTTTAAATGGAGCTATTATCAAGAACGtgttagaaaatgaaaaaagACCGCTTAAGATCTACTGGGGGACAGCGCCAACTGGGAAACCACACTGTGGGTACTTTGTGGGTATGCTTAAGTTAGCACACTTCTTAAAGGCTGGGTGTGAAGTGAAGGTTCTTTTGGCAGACTTGCATGCGTTTTTGGATAATATGAAGGCACCATTAGAGGTTGTCAACTACCGTGCCAAGTACTACGAATGTGTTGTGAAGGCTATTTTGAAGTCTATCAACGTTCCAATCGACAAGTTGATCTTTGTGGTTGGTTCTTCGTACCAATTGACGGCCGAATATACTATGGATATTTTCAGAATGTCCAACAGTGTTTCGCAAAACGATGCTAAGAGGGCAGGTGCTGACGTTGTCAAGCAGGTTGCTAACCCATTGTTATCAGGATTGATCTACCCATTGATGCAAGCCTTGGATGAAGAGTATTTGGGGGTTGACGCCCAATTCGGTGGTGTTGACCAGAGAAAGATTTTCGTGTTGGCCGAAGAAAACTTACAGAGTATCGGATACAAGAAGAGAGCGCATTTAATGAACCCAATGGTTCCAGGGTTGGGACAAGGTGGTAAGATGAGTGCGTCTGATCCAAACTCCAAGATCGACATTTTGGAAGATCCAAAGCAAGTGAGAAAGAAGGTCAACAGTGCGTACTGTGCCCCTGGTGAAATCGAAAACAACGGGTTAATTGCTTTCATCGAGTACGTAATCCAGCCAATCCAAGAGTTAAAGGCCGAAAAGGACGGCGTCTTCAAATTGGACATCGACAGACCAGAGAAGTACGGAGGCCCAATTTCGTACGACTCGATCGACGAAATAAAGGCCGATTTCGCTTCCGAAAAGTTGTCTCCTGTCGACTTAAAGTCTGGTGTTGCCGAAAAGATCATAGAATTATTGGCTCCTATTAGAGAATCCTTCGAAGCTTCAGAAGAATTTAAGGAAGCTCAAGCAAAGGGTTACCCAGTCGAACAACCTAAATCGGAAAAGAAAGTCAAAAAACAGAAAAATAAGGGTACAAGATACCCAGGTGCCGGTAATACTAAGGAAGGCGATAATGTTTCCAAAGTGTCCGAACAATTGGAATCAACTAACATAGAGTAG